GCGCTCATCAAAGGAACCGCAAGTATGATACAGTTTGTAGTTATCAACGCAAGGTAAACACCGAGTTTGTAATATAAAGCCGGGCTGACCTTCTTCATTATTATATCCGCGGACTGAACAAACGAAGCCACCACGCCTATGAATATCATGATCTTGAGAAAAGCTATATCAAGAGGGATCATTATATAGAAGAAGATGAGCCAGCTTAATGCGGCGCTGACCACCATAACGCATGTAAACGTAATGCTCATGCCTATCGCAGTCTCCATCTTCTTTGATACGCCGAAGAAGATACAGAGGCCGAGGAACATGGTAAAGACAAAATTATTGATCAATGATGATGCGATGATCAGCTGAAAAAGTTTTCCAAAGTCCATAAGTTATATCTCCTGAATCCTTATACGCCGGAGGCGCCTTTGCCCCCGAAAAATCTTATATCAACCCAGTTAAAAAATGCCATGAGAACACCGACCGCGAGAAAGCCGCCTGCGGGCAGTACCATAATGAGCAGCGGTTTGCCGTCAACGATCGGGAACCCAAAGAGTGTTCCCTTACCGATAAGCTCCCTGAAGAAACTAATG
This region of Thermodesulfovibrionia bacterium genomic DNA includes:
- a CDS encoding Rnf-Nqr domain containing protein — encoded protein: MDFGKLFQLIIASSLINNFVFTMFLGLCIFFGVSKKMETAIGMSITFTCVMVVSAALSWLIFFYIMIPLDIAFLKIMIFIGVVASFVQSADIIMKKVSPALYYKLGVYLALITTNCIILAVPLMSADHGYSFLETIAFGLGSGLGFGLALIIMASIREKLELADVPAPFRGLPIAFVLAGLISLAFMGFSGLITL